From one Lolium rigidum isolate FL_2022 chromosome 4, APGP_CSIRO_Lrig_0.1, whole genome shotgun sequence genomic stretch:
- the LOC124707571 gene encoding uncharacterized protein LOC124707571 has product MGGGGRARQNAIRSAIVVLGSAAFGYLSYRVGFKPYLDRAQEAMDSHHNSDDAAAAAAAEQPDHPGGDADLPPSRDPAVVLRD; this is encoded by the coding sequence ATGggaggcggcgggcgggcgcGGCAGAACGCGATCCGGTCGGCCATCGTGGTGCTGGGCTCCGCCGCCTTCGGCTACCTCTCCTACCGCGTCGGCTTCAAGCCCTACCTCGACCGCGCCCAGGAGGCCATGGACTCCCACCACAactccgacgacgccgccgccgccgccgccgccgaacagCCTGATCACCCCGGTGGCGACGCCGACCTCCCGCCGTCCAGGGACCCGGCCGTCGTGCTCCGCGACTGA